In one Sphingomonas sanguinis genomic region, the following are encoded:
- a CDS encoding GGDEF domain-containing protein, whose amino-acid sequence MNRIRLGNGQCRMIIDGGNAQERRAGSDPVGILDASHEAIEFLDRHRLARTTTSYALALQTILHPYGPLGGEVSRRTDGGIRLTEDDVRELMPLVREHEVADLGLGRIQMEQDLGEQAETLEALTSDARAITSDFSEQVTALSHAHRSNDFGPDTRAIATLLEQLIARISKTERDLEELAGNIAGLRSRMEPGAADDRIDQLTGVTSRTGAHAMIEGLTNEPHGYVLAACSLDDLEGINERYGRSVADNVLRAFVATLRQSCEGTEIVRWQGNLFLVVLRGRPLSTLAGMMEDARAAMRERTLKLRGTGEPIGAVTMSGGVAVGVGVPLEDTLARADMLRDLASGGLGNRILSRA is encoded by the coding sequence ATGAACCGCATTCGTCTTGGCAACGGGCAGTGTCGGATGATCATCGATGGGGGGAATGCGCAGGAGCGCCGGGCGGGCAGCGATCCGGTCGGCATCCTGGACGCCAGTCATGAGGCGATTGAATTTCTTGATCGGCATCGACTGGCTCGGACTACCACCAGCTACGCGCTGGCGCTCCAGACCATACTCCACCCCTATGGCCCGCTTGGTGGCGAGGTCTCGCGGCGTACCGATGGCGGTATCCGCCTGACCGAAGACGATGTCCGCGAACTGATGCCGCTGGTCCGCGAGCATGAGGTCGCCGATCTCGGGCTCGGCCGGATCCAGATGGAGCAGGACCTGGGCGAACAGGCCGAGACGCTGGAGGCGCTGACCTCCGACGCCAGGGCGATCACCAGCGACTTCTCGGAGCAGGTCACGGCGCTGTCCCATGCGCATCGCAGCAATGATTTCGGCCCCGACACGCGCGCCATCGCAACGCTGCTCGAACAGCTGATCGCGCGCATTTCCAAGACCGAGCGCGACCTGGAGGAACTGGCGGGTAATATCGCGGGCCTGCGCTCCCGGATGGAGCCGGGCGCCGCCGACGATCGGATCGATCAACTGACCGGCGTCACTAGCCGGACCGGCGCGCATGCGATGATCGAGGGGCTAACCAATGAACCGCATGGCTATGTTCTGGCGGCGTGCAGCCTGGACGACCTGGAGGGCATCAACGAGCGTTACGGGCGTTCGGTCGCCGATAATGTCCTGCGCGCCTTCGTCGCCACGTTGCGCCAGTCGTGCGAGGGGACGGAGATCGTCCGCTGGCAGGGCAATCTGTTCCTGGTCGTGCTGCGCGGGCGACCGCTGTCGACGCTGGCGGGCATGATGGAAGATGCGCGCGCCGCGATGCGCGAGCGGACGCTCAAGTTGCGGGGAACGGGCGAGCCGATCGGGGCCGTCACCATGTCGGGCGGCGTCGCGGTCGGCGTCGGCGTGCCGTTGGAGGACACGCTGGCCCGCGCCGACATGCTGCGCGATCTGGCGAGCGGCGGCCTGGGCAACCGCATCCTGTCGCGCGCCTAG
- a CDS encoding class I SAM-dependent methyltransferase encodes MMAAAALVIALGGAVAACDGSKPLIQQRDDGDDDKVGPFPAADRPVADVVSSRWSSEDARDRLREADQVMDRAKIRPGMTVADIGAGEGYYTVRLAQRVGKTGRVLAEDIVAAWRDRLAERVSRERLDNVSVRLGEPADPKLPPTSFDRVLMVHMYHEIEQPYEFLWRLFPALKPDGLVVVVDADRRTKAHGTPPALLKCEFEAVGFTQVSIENMPSAGGYLATFRATGPRPDPKAIRPCRMKDN; translated from the coding sequence ATGATGGCGGCGGCGGCCCTCGTCATCGCGCTGGGGGGCGCGGTGGCGGCGTGCGACGGTTCCAAGCCGCTGATCCAGCAGCGCGACGACGGGGATGACGACAAGGTCGGCCCGTTCCCGGCGGCGGACCGGCCGGTCGCCGATGTCGTGTCGTCACGCTGGTCGAGCGAGGATGCGCGCGATCGCCTGCGCGAGGCCGATCAGGTCATGGACCGGGCGAAGATCCGCCCCGGCATGACGGTGGCCGATATCGGCGCAGGCGAGGGCTATTACACCGTTCGCCTGGCGCAGCGGGTCGGCAAGACCGGCCGCGTGCTGGCCGAGGATATCGTCGCCGCCTGGCGCGACCGGCTGGCCGAGCGTGTCTCGCGCGAGCGGCTGGACAATGTCAGCGTCCGGCTTGGCGAACCCGCCGATCCCAAGCTGCCGCCCACGAGCTTCGACCGCGTTCTCATGGTTCACATGTATCACGAGATCGAGCAGCCCTATGAGTTCCTGTGGCGGCTGTTCCCGGCGCTCAAGCCCGACGGGCTGGTCGTGGTGGTCGATGCCGATCGCCGCACCAAGGCGCACGGCACGCCGCCCGCGCTGCTGAAATGCGAGTTCGAGGCGGTCGGCTTCACCCAGGTGTCGATCGAGAACATGCCCTCGGCAGGCGGCTATCTGGCGACCTTCCGCGCGACCGGCCCGCGTCCGGATCCCAAGGCGATCCGGCCCTGTCGCATGAAGGATAACTAG
- a CDS encoding dihydrofolate reductase translates to MITLVLARARNGVIGREGGLPWHLPADLKRFKALTMGKPMIMGRKTFESFPAPLPGRRHIVLTRDPTWSAPGAEVARDVAGALALAGEGPVAVIGGAEIFDLFRDIADRVELTEINIDAEGDTVVAPFSDWREVERQDHPAIDNRPGYSFVTLQR, encoded by the coding sequence ATGATCACACTGGTCCTTGCCCGCGCGCGCAACGGGGTGATCGGGCGCGAGGGGGGGCTGCCCTGGCACCTGCCCGCCGATCTCAAGCGGTTCAAGGCGCTGACCATGGGCAAGCCGATGATCATGGGCCGCAAGACCTTCGAGAGTTTCCCCGCCCCGCTGCCGGGGCGGCGGCATATCGTCCTGACCCGCGACCCCACCTGGAGCGCACCGGGTGCCGAGGTGGCACGCGACGTCGCGGGCGCGCTTGCACTGGCGGGCGAGGGGCCTGTGGCGGTGATCGGGGGGGCGGAAATCTTCGACCTGTTCCGCGATATCGCCGACCGGGTGGAATTGACCGAAATCAATATCGATGCCGAGGGCGATACTGTTGTTGCCCCGTTTTCGGATTGGCGCGAAGTAGAACGACAGGATCATCCTGCCATTGATAATCGCCCGGGCTATTCCTTTGTGACGCTGCAGCGATGA
- the ileS gene encoding isoleucine--tRNA ligase: protein MSDAPDFRDTVFLPKTDFPMKAGLAAKEPAILDRWARMGLYDRLRRERQGRERFILHDGPPYANGDIHMGHALNKVLKDIIVRSQTLMGKDAPYVPGWDCHGLPIEWKVEEAYRAKKLNKDEVPVAQFRAECRAYADTWVGTQKAQFERLGVMGDWANPYLTMTYDAEAVIAGELLKFAESGQLYRGAKPVMWSPVEKTALAEAEVEYEDIVSTQIDVGFEVVSCPEYPDLVGALAVIWTTTPWTIPVNQALSYGEAIDYLHFECDGRRYLVAEPLLPAFTKRTGISMKGFLALAKGPVLEGATALHPMHKLGGFFAKPRPFLPGDFVTTDAGTGLVHMAPDHGEDDFLLCKAHGIDPVFAVQGDGTYRPDWAWLGGQGSVINKKFVSADGPICSDLREVGALLSASDDFQHSYPHSWRSKAKVIFRATPQWFIPMDRADATLIPEMAMANVDPISGVTPLLTVPLGNGATLRQTALDAIERTRWVPERSRNRIRSMVEGRPDWVISRQRAWGVPIALYVNRQTGEYLADKDVNARILAAFRAGGADAWFTADHQALLGADYNLADFEPVNDILDVWFDSGSTHAFVIEARYGEGTRANLYLEGSDQHRGWFQSSLLESCGTRGRAPYDAVLTHGFALDGQGRKMSKSLGNVVDPLKIIGESGADILRIWTASTDYFEDVRIGKEVLATASDSYRKLRNTFRYLLGALDGFSEKERISFDAMPELERYVLARLTQLDTELRRAADAYEFNRYLRALTDFANEDLSAFFFDIRKDSLYCDAATDPKRRSYRTVLDILFHALVRYAAPILCFTAEEVWQARYPSEDGSVHLLEWPELPQLGEDEALMARWTEIRGLRAQVTEAIEPLRREKTVRSSNEAEVTVPSLPLEPHALAEAFIVADVRIADTVSVTRTDKHKCGRCWRHLPDVSADGELCGRCAEVVAHG from the coding sequence ATGAGCGACGCGCCCGATTTCCGCGACACTGTCTTCCTGCCGAAGACCGATTTCCCCATGAAGGCGGGACTTGCCGCCAAGGAACCGGCGATCCTGGATCGCTGGGCCAGAATGGGGCTGTACGACCGCCTGCGCCGCGAGCGTCAGGGGCGCGAGCGGTTCATCCTGCATGACGGCCCGCCTTATGCGAATGGCGACATTCACATGGGCCATGCGCTCAACAAGGTGCTGAAGGACATCATCGTCCGTTCGCAGACCCTGATGGGCAAGGACGCGCCCTATGTCCCCGGCTGGGACTGCCACGGCCTGCCGATCGAGTGGAAGGTCGAGGAGGCCTATCGCGCCAAGAAGCTGAACAAGGACGAGGTGCCCGTCGCGCAGTTCCGCGCCGAGTGTCGTGCCTATGCCGATACCTGGGTCGGCACGCAGAAGGCGCAGTTCGAGCGGCTGGGCGTGATGGGCGACTGGGCCAATCCGTACCTGACCATGACCTATGACGCCGAGGCGGTGATTGCGGGCGAACTGCTGAAGTTCGCCGAATCGGGCCAGCTCTACCGCGGCGCCAAGCCGGTCATGTGGTCGCCGGTCGAAAAGACCGCGCTGGCCGAGGCCGAGGTCGAATATGAAGACATCGTCTCGACCCAGATCGATGTCGGGTTCGAGGTCGTATCCTGCCCCGAATATCCCGATCTGGTCGGCGCGCTGGCGGTCATCTGGACCACCACCCCCTGGACGATCCCGGTCAACCAGGCGCTGAGCTATGGCGAGGCGATCGACTATCTGCACTTCGAGTGCGACGGCCGCCGCTATCTGGTCGCCGAGCCGCTGCTGCCTGCCTTTACCAAGCGCACCGGCATTTCGATGAAGGGATTCCTGGCGCTGGCGAAAGGCCCGGTGCTGGAGGGCGCGACCGCGCTCCATCCGATGCACAAGCTGGGCGGTTTCTTCGCCAAGCCGCGTCCGTTCCTGCCCGGCGATTTCGTCACCACCGATGCCGGTACGGGCCTGGTCCATATGGCCCCCGACCACGGCGAGGACGACTTTCTGCTGTGCAAGGCGCACGGCATCGACCCGGTCTTCGCGGTGCAGGGCGACGGCACCTATCGCCCCGACTGGGCGTGGCTGGGCGGCCAGGGCAGCGTCATCAACAAGAAGTTCGTGTCCGCCGACGGCCCGATCTGTTCGGACCTGCGCGAGGTCGGCGCGCTGCTGTCCGCCTCGGACGATTTCCAGCACAGCTATCCGCACAGCTGGCGGTCCAAGGCGAAGGTCATCTTCCGCGCGACGCCGCAATGGTTCATCCCGATGGACCGCGCCGATGCGACACTGATCCCCGAGATGGCGATGGCCAATGTCGACCCGATCTCGGGCGTGACGCCGCTGCTCACCGTGCCGCTGGGCAATGGCGCAACGCTCCGCCAGACCGCGCTGGACGCGATCGAGCGCACCCGCTGGGTGCCCGAGCGCAGCCGCAACCGCATCCGTTCGATGGTGGAAGGGCGTCCCGACTGGGTCATCAGCCGCCAGCGCGCCTGGGGCGTGCCGATCGCGCTCTATGTGAACCGCCAGACCGGCGAATATCTCGCCGACAAGGACGTCAACGCGCGCATCCTCGCCGCCTTCCGCGCAGGCGGGGCCGATGCGTGGTTCACCGCCGACCATCAGGCGCTGCTCGGTGCCGATTATAACCTCGCCGATTTCGAGCCGGTCAACGACATCCTGGACGTGTGGTTCGACTCCGGCTCGACCCATGCCTTCGTGATCGAGGCGCGCTATGGCGAGGGTACGCGCGCGAACCTGTATCTCGAAGGATCGGACCAGCATCGCGGCTGGTTCCAGTCGTCGCTGCTCGAGTCGTGCGGCACGCGCGGCCGCGCGCCTTACGACGCGGTGCTGACCCACGGGTTCGCGCTCGACGGGCAGGGGCGCAAGATGTCCAAGTCGCTGGGCAATGTCGTCGATCCGCTGAAGATCATCGGCGAGTCGGGGGCCGACATCCTGCGCATCTGGACCGCCTCGACCGATTATTTCGAGGATGTCCGCATCGGCAAGGAGGTGCTCGCCACTGCCTCGGACAGCTATCGCAAGCTGCGCAACACCTTCCGCTATCTGCTTGGCGCGCTCGACGGGTTCAGCGAGAAAGAGCGTATCTCGTTCGATGCGATGCCCGAGCTGGAGCGTTATGTCCTGGCGCGTCTGACCCAGCTCGACACCGAGCTGCGGCGTGCGGCCGACGCGTATGAGTTCAACCGCTATTTGCGCGCGCTGACCGATTTCGCGAATGAGGACCTGTCGGCCTTCTTCTTCGATATCCGAAAGGACTCGCTCTATTGCGACGCCGCGACCGATCCGAAGCGTCGCAGCTATCGTACCGTGCTCGACATCCTGTTCCACGCATTGGTCCGCTACGCCGCGCCGATCCTGTGCTTTACCGCCGAGGAAGTGTGGCAGGCGCGTTATCCGTCGGAGGATGGCTCGGTCCATCTGCTCGAATGGCCGGAACTGCCGCAGCTGGGCGAGGACGAGGCGCTGATGGCGCGCTGGACCGAAATTCGCGGGCTTCGCGCGCAGGTGACCGAGGCGATCGAGCCGCTGCGCCGCGAAAAGACCGTGCGCTCATCCAACGAGGCCGAGGTGACCGTGCCCTCGCTGCCGCTGGAGCCGCACGCCCTGGCCGAGGCGTTCATCGTCGCGGATGTGCGGATCGCCGATACGGTCTCCGTCACCCGGACGGACAAGCACAAATGCGGTCGCTGCTGGCGCCACCTGCCCGATGTTTCGGCGGATGGCGAACTGTGCGGCCGTTGTGCCGAGGTGGTCGCGCATGGCTAA
- a CDS encoding thymidylate synthase — protein sequence MRQYLDLMDRVLTQGVQQMDRTGTGTLSVFGHQMRFDLAKGFPALTTKKLHLRSIIVELLWFLRGDTNVRWLQDRRVSIWDEWADEQGDLGPVYGKQWRDWATADGRHIDQIAELVEQIRTQPASRRQIVSAWNPGDLHAMALAPCHCLFQTHVANGRLSLQLYQRSADIFLGVPFNIASYALLTHMLAQQCDLEVGEFIWTGGDCHLYLNHLDQAKTQLGREPGALPRLEILRRPDAIDGYEPEDFVLHDYVAQPHIKAPVAI from the coding sequence ATGCGGCAATATCTCGATCTCATGGACCGGGTCCTGACCCAGGGCGTGCAGCAGATGGACCGGACCGGCACCGGCACGCTGTCGGTCTTCGGCCACCAGATGCGCTTCGATCTGGCCAAGGGCTTTCCGGCCCTGACCACCAAGAAACTCCACCTGCGCTCGATCATCGTCGAGCTTTTGTGGTTCCTGCGCGGCGACACCAATGTCCGCTGGCTTCAGGATCGCCGGGTGAGCATCTGGGACGAATGGGCCGACGAGCAGGGCGATCTCGGCCCCGTCTATGGCAAGCAGTGGCGCGACTGGGCGACGGCCGACGGCCGCCATATCGACCAGATCGCCGAGCTGGTCGAGCAAATCCGCACCCAGCCCGCCTCGCGCCGCCAGATCGTCTCCGCCTGGAACCCCGGCGATCTGCACGCCATGGCGCTGGCCCCGTGCCACTGCCTGTTCCAGACCCATGTCGCGAACGGCCGCCTGTCGCTGCAACTCTATCAGCGGTCGGCCGACATCTTCCTGGGCGTGCCGTTCAACATCGCCTCCTATGCGCTGCTGACCCATATGCTGGCGCAGCAATGCGATCTGGAGGTGGGCGAGTTCATCTGGACCGGCGGCGACTGCCATCTGTACCTGAACCATCTGGATCAGGCCAAGACCCAGTTGGGTCGCGAGCCGGGCGCGCTGCCGCGCCTGGAAATCCTACGCCGCCCGGATGCCATTGACGGTTATGAGCCCGAGGATTTCGTGCTGCACGACTATGTCGCGCAACCCCATATCAAGGCGCCGGTCGCGATATGA
- a CDS encoding JAB domain-containing protein — protein MYRLPRRPLRIATRRDALALFGGLDRGDKEAMGIAYLGSERMLLGLRHVAGRHDSVTVPVARIAHDAILLGASAVLIAHNHPDGDTRPSAADLSLTRRLAQGLAALDVMLLDHLILGGGRVLSLREEGLV, from the coding sequence GTGTACCGCTTGCCCCGCCGTCCCCTCCGCATCGCCACGCGTCGCGACGCCCTGGCCTTGTTTGGCGGGCTGGATCGTGGGGACAAGGAGGCGATGGGGATCGCCTATCTGGGTTCGGAACGGATGCTGTTGGGCTTGCGCCATGTCGCGGGACGGCATGATTCGGTGACGGTCCCGGTTGCCCGGATCGCCCACGACGCGATCCTGCTGGGGGCGAGCGCCGTGCTGATCGCGCACAACCACCCCGATGGGGATACGCGACCCAGCGCGGCGGACCTGTCGCTGACCCGGCGGCTGGCACAGGGCTTGGCGGCGCTGGACGTGATGCTGCTCGACCACCTGATCCTGGGCGGCGGCAGAGTGCTCAGTTTGCGAGAAGAGGGGCTGGTCTAA
- the prfB gene encoding peptide chain release factor 2, with amino-acid sequence MRAEAQAHVDKIKDALELLRRFLDWDRALRRLDELNARVEDQALWNDPKQAQEVMRERRRLDEAITATRAIENELSGTVELIELAEMEGDEDLEKEAVTSLGELAKKAEADKIKALLAGEADANDSYIEINAGAGGTESQDWAGMLQRMYTRWAERHGMKVELIDYHAGEQAGIKSATLLVKGENAYGYAKVESGVHRLVRISPYDSAARRHTSFSSVWVYPVIDDNIEVEINESELRIDTYRASGAGGQHINTTDSAVRITHLPTGIVVQCQNQRSQHKNKAEAYNQLRARLYERELAEREAVANAENATKTDIGWGHQIRSYVLQPYQLVKDLRTGTTSTAPGDVLDGDLDAFMAAALSQRVTGEAVAVEDVD; translated from the coding sequence ATGCGCGCTGAAGCGCAGGCTCATGTCGACAAGATCAAGGACGCCCTGGAGCTGCTTCGCCGCTTCCTCGACTGGGACCGCGCGCTGCGCCGCCTGGACGAGCTGAACGCGCGCGTCGAGGACCAGGCGCTGTGGAACGACCCCAAGCAGGCGCAGGAGGTGATGCGCGAGCGTCGCCGCCTGGACGAGGCCATCACCGCCACCCGTGCGATCGAGAACGAGCTGTCGGGCACGGTCGAACTGATCGAGCTGGCCGAGATGGAGGGCGACGAGGACCTCGAGAAGGAAGCCGTCACCAGCCTGGGCGAACTCGCGAAGAAGGCCGAGGCCGACAAGATCAAGGCGCTGTTGGCCGGTGAAGCCGATGCCAATGACAGCTATATCGAGATCAACGCGGGCGCGGGCGGCACCGAGAGCCAGGACTGGGCCGGGATGCTCCAGCGCATGTACACGCGCTGGGCCGAACGCCATGGCATGAAGGTCGAACTGATCGACTATCATGCGGGCGAACAGGCCGGGATCAAGTCGGCGACCCTGCTGGTCAAGGGCGAGAACGCCTATGGCTATGCCAAGGTCGAATCGGGCGTGCACCGGCTGGTGCGGATCAGCCCATATGATTCGGCCGCGCGCCGCCACACCAGCTTTTCGAGCGTCTGGGTCTATCCGGTGATCGACGACAATATCGAGGTCGAGATCAACGAGAGCGAGCTGCGCATCGATACCTACCGCGCATCGGGCGCGGGCGGTCAGCACATCAACACCACCGACTCGGCGGTGCGCATCACCCACTTGCCGACCGGCATCGTGGTGCAGTGCCAGAACCAGCGTTCGCAGCACAAGAACAAGGCCGAGGCCTATAACCAGCTCCGCGCGCGTCTGTACGAGCGCGAACTGGCCGAGCGCGAAGCGGTGGCCAATGCCGAGAACGCGACCAAGACCGATATCGGCTGGGGTCACCAGATTCGTTCCTACGTGCTCCAGCCCTATCAGCTGGTGAAGGATCTGCGCACCGGCACGACCTCCACCGCGCCGGGCGATGTGCTGGACGGTGACCTCGACGCCTTCATGGCCGCCGCTCTGTCGCAGCGCGTGACCGGCGAGGCGGTCGCGGTGGAGGATGTCGACTAA
- a CDS encoding TorF family putative porin → MSLRIIALGVVLGITIASPLLAQERPSIGVELNSDENRRGLSWSGGRVSPSADIFATSGPFEASGRIVALRESPRHGGAGVVGDLSLGASTLLGPVTVRGRVTGHLFGGAGLNADYVELGGSAAYTLGPVQVDAGADYAPSQSAIGGDNLYLHAGAQAGIPGTPWTLLAGLGHSSGKTDDPFRAARLRPGGDYTDWRVGVEHVAGPVTLGLDYVGTDLSEQAASAFPLADARHSGDRIVGRVRFGF, encoded by the coding sequence ATGAGCTTGCGTATCATTGCCTTGGGTGTCGTGTTGGGCATCACCATCGCCTCGCCGCTCCTCGCGCAGGAGCGGCCTTCGATCGGCGTCGAGCTGAACAGCGACGAGAATCGCCGGGGCCTGAGCTGGAGCGGGGGGCGGGTATCGCCCTCCGCCGATATCTTCGCGACGAGCGGACCGTTCGAGGCGAGCGGCCGAATCGTGGCGCTTCGTGAATCGCCGCGGCATGGCGGCGCAGGGGTGGTCGGCGATCTGAGCCTCGGTGCCTCCACCCTGCTGGGCCCGGTGACGGTGCGCGGCCGCGTGACCGGGCATCTGTTCGGCGGGGCGGGCTTGAATGCCGATTATGTCGAACTGGGCGGGTCGGCGGCCTATACGCTGGGCCCGGTGCAGGTCGATGCGGGCGCGGACTATGCACCGTCGCAAAGCGCGATCGGCGGCGACAATCTCTATCTTCATGCCGGAGCCCAGGCGGGCATACCGGGCACGCCCTGGACGCTGCTGGCCGGGCTCGGCCACTCTTCCGGCAAGACCGACGATCCGTTCCGTGCCGCGCGGCTTCGGCCCGGTGGCGACTATACCGACTGGCGGGTCGGGGTGGAGCATGTCGCCGGGCCGGTGACCCTGGGTCTGGACTATGTCGGCACCGACCTGTCGGAGCAGGCGGCCTCCGCCTTTCCGCTGGCCGATGCGCGGCATTCGGGCGACCGGATCGTCGGGCGGGTGCGCTTCGGGTTCTAA
- the lspA gene encoding signal peptidase II: MANLPKRGLVTALALFLVDQIIKWAVTGPMALRSLGDVREIMPIFNLRFVPNYGISLGLLTADSNASRWALVAMTGAIALAVAFWMTRERNPVDQVALGCVLGGALGNILDRVRFGYVVDFADLHFGEWRPFLVFNVADAAITIGVLVLLARALLVRDRPAPVEKSNA, translated from the coding sequence ATGGCTAATCTGCCCAAGCGTGGACTGGTGACGGCGCTGGCGCTGTTCCTGGTCGATCAGATCATCAAATGGGCGGTGACCGGGCCGATGGCTCTCCGGTCGCTCGGTGACGTTCGGGAGATCATGCCGATCTTCAACCTGCGTTTCGTGCCCAATTACGGCATCTCGCTGGGTCTGCTGACCGCCGACAGCAACGCCTCGCGCTGGGCGCTGGTCGCGATGACCGGGGCGATCGCGCTGGCCGTGGCCTTCTGGATGACGCGCGAGCGCAACCCGGTCGATCAGGTCGCGCTCGGCTGTGTGCTGGGCGGGGCGTTGGGCAATATCCTCGACCGGGTGCGGTTCGGCTATGTCGTCGACTTCGCCGATCTGCACTTCGGCGAGTGGCGTCCCTTTTTGGTCTTCAATGTCGCCGATGCAGCGATTACGATAGGCGTTCTGGTTTTGCTGGCCCGCGCGCTTCTCGTGCGCGACCGGCCCGCTCCCGTGGAGAAGAGCAATGCGTAA
- a CDS encoding bifunctional riboflavin kinase/FAD synthetase gives MQRVDGAGPIPAHLAGGIVALGNFDGFHLGHQAVVGAAVARARAEGRPALVATFDPHPIRYFRPDAAPFRLTTLDQRERLFAAAGVDAMVVFRFDEELAALSAENFVRLRLLAALRVGGVVTGEDFTFGRARSGDVTSLRAWGRAHGFSTDAVAPVMLDGETISSSRIRAALTAGDPETAARLLTRPYTIQGVVQHGDKLGRTIGYPTANLDMSEYLRPAYGIYAVRGRLDDGRVLDGAANLGIRPQFDPPKELLEPHFFDFSGDLYGQRLSVELIAYLRPEAKFDSLGALVTQMDADCARARVILSSHNPA, from the coding sequence ATGCAGCGTGTTGACGGCGCGGGGCCTATCCCGGCGCATCTGGCGGGCGGAATCGTCGCGCTGGGCAATTTCGATGGATTCCATCTGGGGCATCAGGCGGTGGTCGGTGCCGCCGTCGCCCGTGCGCGCGCCGAAGGCCGCCCGGCGCTGGTCGCCACCTTCGACCCGCATCCGATCCGTTACTTCAGGCCCGACGCCGCGCCCTTCCGACTGACCACGCTCGACCAGCGCGAACGGCTGTTCGCCGCTGCTGGCGTCGATGCGATGGTGGTGTTCCGCTTCGACGAGGAACTGGCCGCGCTGTCGGCGGAGAATTTCGTCCGATTGCGTCTGCTGGCTGCGTTGCGGGTCGGCGGCGTGGTGACGGGCGAAGACTTCACCTTCGGTCGTGCACGCAGCGGCGATGTGACGTCCTTGCGCGCCTGGGGCCGGGCGCACGGCTTTTCGACCGATGCGGTGGCGCCGGTGATGCTCGACGGCGAGACGATTTCGTCCAGCCGGATTCGCGCAGCGCTGACCGCAGGTGACCCGGAGACGGCGGCGCGGTTGCTGACCCGACCCTATACCATCCAGGGCGTGGTGCAGCACGGCGACAAGCTGGGCCGCACCATCGGCTATCCGACCGCCAATCTCGACATGAGCGAATATCTGCGCCCCGCTTACGGCATCTATGCGGTACGCGGGCGGCTGGACGACGGCCGGGTGCTCGACGGGGCCGCTAATCTGGGCATTCGGCCGCAGTTCGATCCGCCCAAGGAGTTGCTGGAGCCGCATTTTTTCGACTTTAGCGGTGACCTGTACGGACAGCGCCTGTCGGTCGAGCTGATCGCCTATCTGCGGCCCGAGGCGAAATTCGATTCGCTGGGTGCCCTGGTCACGCAGATGGATGCGGACTGCGCGCGTGCCCGCGTGATACTTTCATCGCATAATCCGGCATGA
- a CDS encoding DUF3035 domain-containing protein translates to MRKLVPVIAGLSCAALLTGCGAGRGLDRARPDEFAVARQPSLVIPPDFALVPPQPGAAPVQTRGGQQQTLDALFGGQAARSQSEYGLVQNAGADNADAGIRSSVGDPGTNVVDKGATTRDIVAAPEGDGQDARAATK, encoded by the coding sequence ATGCGTAAGTTGGTGCCCGTCATCGCAGGTCTGTCCTGCGCCGCGTTGCTGACGGGATGTGGGGCCGGGCGTGGCCTGGACCGGGCGCGTCCCGACGAATTCGCCGTCGCGCGCCAGCCCTCGCTGGTGATCCCGCCCGACTTCGCGCTGGTCCCGCCGCAGCCGGGCGCCGCGCCCGTCCAGACCCGTGGCGGCCAGCAGCAGACGCTGGACGCGCTGTTCGGCGGTCAGGCGGCACGCAGCCAGTCGGAATATGGGCTGGTGCAGAATGCCGGTGCCGATAACGCCGATGCGGGGATCCGCTCGTCAGTCGGCGATCCCGGCACCAATGTCGTCGACAAGGGCGCGACCACCCGCGACATCGTCGCCGCCCCCGAAGGCGACGGCCAGGACGCACGCGCCGCGACCAAGTGA